The following coding sequences are from one Clostridioides difficile ATCC 9689 = DSM 1296 window:
- the ispG gene encoding flavodoxin-dependent (E)-4-hydroxy-3-methylbut-2-enyl-diphosphate synthase: MSYERRKTREVSVGTVKIGGENPISIQSMTNTDTRDADATIAQIKRLEEAGCDIVRVAVPDIKAAKNIAKIKSSVNIPIIADIHFDYKLALEAIEQGVDGIRINPGNIGSIERVKMVVEKCKERNLKIRIGVNGGSLEKELLKKYGSATAEALVESAMGHIKILEDLDFHNIVISLKSSDIYKTVDAYELISKKVDYPLHIGITESGSVHKGTIKSSIGVGALLLKGIGDTVRISLTGDPVEEVIVGKQILRSLGLLNDKIKVISCPTCGRCNIDLISVVNEVEEKIGSMEKNITVAIMGCAVNGPGEAREADIGIAGGKGEGLLFKKGEIVRMIDGNKLVDELLEEIEKL, translated from the coding sequence ATGAGTTACGAGAGAAGAAAGACGAGAGAAGTAAGTGTAGGAACTGTAAAAATAGGAGGAGAAAATCCTATAAGTATACAATCTATGACAAATACTGATACAAGAGATGCAGATGCTACAATAGCTCAAATAAAGAGATTAGAGGAAGCTGGTTGTGATATAGTTAGAGTTGCTGTTCCTGATATTAAAGCTGCTAAAAATATAGCAAAGATAAAGTCTAGTGTAAATATACCAATTATTGCAGATATACATTTCGATTATAAGCTAGCCCTTGAAGCTATAGAACAAGGTGTGGATGGAATAAGAATAAATCCTGGTAATATTGGAAGTATAGAGAGAGTTAAGATGGTAGTTGAGAAATGCAAGGAAAGAAATTTAAAAATTAGAATTGGAGTTAATGGAGGTTCTTTAGAGAAAGAACTTTTAAAAAAGTATGGCTCTGCAACTGCTGAAGCATTAGTTGAAAGTGCAATGGGACATATTAAGATTCTTGAAGACTTAGATTTTCATAATATAGTTATATCTCTAAAATCATCCGATATTTATAAAACTGTTGATGCATATGAATTAATATCAAAAAAAGTTGATTATCCTCTTCATATTGGAATTACAGAATCTGGAAGTGTTCACAAAGGAACAATAAAGTCTTCTATAGGGGTAGGAGCACTTCTTCTTAAAGGAATTGGAGATACTGTTAGAATATCTTTAACAGGCGACCCTGTTGAAGAGGTTATTGTTGGTAAACAGATTTTAAGAAGTTTGGGACTTTTAAATGATAAGATTAAAGTTATATCATGCCCTACATGTGGTAGATGTAATATAGACTTAATTAGTGTTGTAAATGAGGTTGAAGAAAAGATTGGTAGTATGGAAAAAAATATCACTGTTGCAATTATGGGCTGTGCTGTAAATGGACCTGGTGAAGCCAGAGAGGCAGATATAGGTATTGCTGGGGGTAAAGGTGAAGGTCTTTTATTTAAAAAGGGTGAAATAGTTAGAATGATTGATGGTAACAAATTAGTTGATGAGTTGCTAGAAGAGATTGAAAAATTATAG
- a CDS encoding helix-turn-helix domain-containing protein: protein MISYAPLWKLLIDKKIKKMEFVNISGISISVLGRLGNDKSVSMDTMEKICLALDCKIEDVVEIKKGI from the coding sequence ATGATTTCATACGCTCCATTATGGAAATTGTTAATTGACAAAAAAATAAAGAAAATGGAATTTGTAAATATATCAGGTATAAGTATTTCTGTTTTAGGCAGACTAGGAAATGATAAATCTGTTTCTATGGATACAATGGAGAAGATATGTTTAGCACTAGACTGTAAAATAGAAGATGTTGTGGAAATAAAAAAGGGCATTTAA
- a CDS encoding DUF3810 domain-containing protein, with translation MSKKTKYFSLILFPIALLLNFIASKVPNIVEKYYSQFIDKIIVQILSKVSGIFPFSLYEITMYIIVISIFLFLCCTLSTIFNKKKKLNIYLKNSILNILSIVSIVYFLFIVLWGINYNRIPLETTLINNYNLKNNTSIQSKQYSVKELTKLYKFLVIKANETRKLTLQDKNGIVKSNTDYNGVINRAQLGYDNILDILPSVSGSYSKPKYIISSNLMCYTGITGIYFPFTGEANVNIAIPDLYIPCTVEHEMAHQRGFASEDEANFIAYLTSIKHPNIDFNYSGYILALNYTASALSKVDYNAYVDISAGISDSVRRDLKNESEFWQKYEGKINEISNEFNNSYLKANGVTEGTQSYGKMVDLLLTYYELYPYN, from the coding sequence ATGAGCAAAAAAACAAAATATTTTTCTTTAATTCTCTTTCCTATTGCTTTGCTTTTAAATTTTATAGCCAGTAAAGTTCCAAATATTGTTGAAAAATATTACTCCCAATTCATAGATAAAATAATTGTACAAATATTGAGTAAAGTTTCTGGAATTTTCCCATTTTCTCTCTATGAGATTACAATGTACATAATAGTTATATCTATCTTCTTATTTTTATGTTGTACTTTATCTACAATTTTTAATAAGAAAAAAAAATTAAACATATATTTAAAAAATTCCATTTTAAATATATTATCCATTGTATCAATAGTCTACTTTCTTTTTATAGTGCTTTGGGGAATAAACTATAATAGGATTCCACTAGAAACCACACTTATAAATAACTATAATTTAAAAAACAATACCTCTATCCAATCAAAACAATATAGTGTTAAAGAGCTTACTAAATTATATAAATTCCTTGTAATTAAAGCAAATGAAACTAGAAAACTCACATTACAAGATAAAAATGGTATTGTAAAATCTAATACAGATTATAATGGTGTCATAAATAGAGCTCAACTAGGATACGATAATATCTTGGATATATTACCTAGTGTTAGTGGTAGTTATTCTAAGCCTAAGTATATTATTTCATCAAATCTAATGTGCTATACAGGAATAACTGGTATATACTTTCCTTTTACAGGTGAGGCAAATGTAAATATAGCAATACCTGACTTATATATTCCTTGTACAGTTGAACATGAAATGGCACATCAAAGGGGATTTGCTAGTGAAGATGAGGCTAATTTTATAGCGTATCTTACTTCTATAAAACACCCCAATATTGATTTTAACTATTCTGGATATATTTTAGCTTTAAATTATACTGCTTCTGCTTTAAGTAAGGTTGATTATAATGCATATGTTGATATTTCTGCTGGCATTTCAGATTCTGTCCGTAGAGATTTAAAAAATGAAAGTGAATTTTGGCAAAAATATGAAGGTAAAATTAATGAAATTTCTAATGAGTTTAACAATTCTTACTTAAAAGCTAATGGCGTTACTGAAGGTACTCAGAGTTATGGTAAAATGGTTGATTTATTGCTAACTTATTATGAATTATATCCATATAACTAA
- a CDS encoding isoprenyl transferase, with translation MNNNIIYDIDLNNIPTHIAIIMDGNGRWAKARFLPRTAGHKAGVETIRDIVKECSKLGVKHLTLYAFSTENWKRPKLEVDTLMNLLSTYLRNEIAELHQNNVKVTAIGDISALPKTCIRELNSAKELTKNNTGVNLNLALNYGSRADIKNALIDIVKNCESGKIDINNIDEDIIKNYLSTKSIPDPDLVIRTSGEQRLSNFLLWEVAYSEFYFTDIHWPDFKKEELQKAIYVYQRRDRRFGGLK, from the coding sequence ATGAATAACAACATTATATATGATATAGACTTAAATAACATACCTACTCATATTGCTATTATAATGGATGGAAATGGAAGATGGGCAAAAGCTAGATTTCTTCCAAGAACTGCAGGACATAAGGCTGGAGTAGAAACTATAAGAGATATAGTAAAAGAATGCTCAAAATTAGGTGTTAAGCACTTAACATTATATGCATTTTCAACAGAAAACTGGAAAAGACCGAAACTTGAAGTTGACACACTTATGAACTTATTATCTACATACTTAAGAAATGAAATAGCTGAACTTCACCAAAACAATGTAAAAGTAACTGCTATAGGAGATATAAGTGCTTTACCAAAAACTTGTATAAGAGAATTAAACTCAGCTAAGGAACTGACAAAAAACAATACAGGAGTTAACTTAAATTTAGCATTAAACTACGGAAGTAGAGCAGATATAAAAAATGCTCTTATAGATATAGTAAAAAATTGTGAAAGTGGTAAAATAGATATAAACAATATTGATGAAGATATTATAAAAAACTATTTAAGCACAAAGTCTATACCAGATCCAGACTTGGTAATAAGAACAAGTGGTGAACAAAGATTGAGTAACTTTTTACTTTGGGAAGTTGCTTATTCTGAGTTTTACTTTACTGATATACATTGGCCTGATTTTAAAAAAGAAGAACTACAGAAGGCTATATACGTATATCAAAGAAGGGATAGAAGATTTGGAGGACTTAAGTAA
- a CDS encoding putative bifunctional diguanylate cyclase/phosphodiesterase, producing MKKKYDFLIYSAIWLVIIILFIFSLYHSIEHIKIISHTGTIRSETQKVVKQELNNERNDDLIKRLDNILIKLRTGNGENGFQRCDNKEFQQKLNQMDSMWESMKKEIIKVRNGASGDKLYKLSEEYSVLSNQIVFISEKHSNAKLYSFATALFIYLIFSTISLLIWEYYNKKRFKRIFYTDNLTKIKNQVAFENRAIEILHNASNKEYVLLNIDIDNFKYINDTHGYEYGDKVLIIVAAVLSKTFNIKETCARIGSDNFVILAKYRDSLLEDIREMLTNAIISELDMNVTQTISYCIGAYLVEIDNLGYKSINSIMDKANIAHKVSKTRGISSTVWYNENLLKQLQIENSIYNYMYKAIENEEFHMYLQPKFQISSLNVVSAEALVRWFSPELGFLSPDEFIPLFEKSGFIIELDFYMLKKACSFVRKTFMKKNQYTYPIAVNFSRVTIYQNSFYQRFLDTVKEYEIPFKYIEIEVTESAFNEISQPVISILEELKKLGFLISMDDFGSGYSSLSLLCSLSINGLKLDKSLLKETFNREKVYSIIQCIIEMSHRIGMSVVCEGIETKKDLEFLNTVKCDVGQGFYFSKPIEEKEFFNKYVTKK from the coding sequence ATGAAGAAAAAATATGATTTTTTAATTTATTCTGCTATTTGGCTAGTTATTATTATTCTTTTTATATTTTCTCTATATCATAGTATAGAGCATATTAAAATTATAAGTCACACTGGTACTATTCGCAGTGAAACTCAAAAGGTTGTTAAGCAAGAATTGAATAATGAAAGAAATGATGACTTGATAAAACGACTGGATAATATTCTGATAAAGCTAAGAACAGGTAATGGAGAAAATGGATTTCAAAGATGTGATAATAAAGAATTTCAACAAAAACTAAATCAAATGGATTCTATGTGGGAATCTATGAAGAAAGAAATTATAAAAGTTAGAAATGGTGCTTCAGGTGATAAATTATATAAATTGAGTGAAGAGTATTCTGTGTTGTCTAATCAAATTGTTTTTATATCTGAAAAACACTCTAATGCAAAATTGTATTCTTTTGCTACTGCACTATTTATTTATCTTATATTCTCAACAATAAGTCTTTTAATTTGGGAATATTATAATAAAAAAAGGTTTAAAAGAATATTTTATACTGATAATTTAACAAAAATAAAAAATCAGGTTGCATTTGAAAACAGAGCGATTGAAATTTTGCACAATGCATCTAACAAAGAGTATGTACTGCTAAATATTGATATTGACAATTTTAAATATATTAATGATACACATGGATATGAATATGGAGATAAAGTTCTAATAATAGTTGCAGCTGTACTTTCTAAAACTTTTAATATCAAAGAAACTTGTGCAAGAATTGGTTCAGATAATTTTGTAATACTTGCAAAATATAGAGATTCTCTTTTAGAGGATATTCGGGAAATGCTAACTAATGCTATAATCTCTGAATTAGATATGAATGTAACTCAAACTATATCTTATTGTATAGGAGCGTACTTAGTTGAAATTGATAATTTAGGTTATAAATCCATCAATTCTATAATGGATAAGGCAAATATTGCACACAAGGTAAGTAAAACAAGAGGAATTTCCTCCACAGTATGGTATAATGAAAATCTGTTAAAACAGTTACAAATAGAAAATAGTATTTATAATTATATGTATAAAGCGATAGAAAATGAAGAATTTCATATGTATTTGCAACCTAAATTTCAAATATCTTCTTTAAATGTTGTGAGCGCAGAAGCTCTTGTAAGATGGTTTTCTCCAGAACTTGGTTTTTTATCACCAGATGAATTTATTCCATTGTTTGAAAAAAGTGGATTTATTATTGAATTGGACTTTTATATGTTAAAAAAAGCGTGTTCATTTGTAAGAAAAACGTTTATGAAAAAAAATCAATATACATATCCGATTGCAGTTAATTTTTCAAGGGTTACTATTTACCAAAATAGTTTTTATCAAAGGTTTTTAGATACTGTTAAAGAATATGAAATTCCTTTTAAGTATATAGAGATAGAGGTAACTGAAAGTGCTTTTAATGAAATATCTCAACCAGTTATTTCGATTTTAGAGGAGCTTAAAAAGTTAGGATTTTTAATTTCAATGGATGATTTTGGATCAGGATACTCTTCATTAAGTCTTTTATGTTCTCTATCTATTAATGGATTGAAGTTAGATAAAAGCTTACTTAAAGAAACATTTAACCGGGAGAAAGTATATAGTATTATTCAGTGTATTATTGAAATGTCACATCGTATAGGCATGTCTGTTGTATGTGAAGGTATTGAAACTAAAAAAGACTTGGAATTTTTAAATACAGTTAAATGTGATGTAGGACAAGGGTTTTATTTTTCTAAACCGATAGAAGAAAAAGAATTTTTTAACAAATATGTAACTAAAAAATAA
- a CDS encoding 1-deoxy-D-xylulose-5-phosphate reductoisomerase has translation MKKISILGSTGSIGKQTLDVVRDNRDKFEIVAISANSNIELLLEQIVEFKPKYVTVFEENKALKLKEMLPKNIEIEVLAGMEGLKIISSLDEVDVLLTAVVGMIGLVPTLCAIKKGIDIALANKETLVTAGELVMKEAEKYNVNILPVDSEHSAIFQCLNGENKKNIEKIILTASGGPFRGKKKGELANITKNEALKHPNWSMGRKISIDSSTLMNKGLEVIEARWLFGVEQENIDVVVHPQSIIHSMVQYTDSSIIAQLGCPDMRLPIQYALTYPDRMESSFERMNFSKFSTLTFEEPDLETFPCLKLAYECLKMGGTYSSVLNSANEVLVSEFLEDKIGFYDIPYYIEKTLEVHSSISEPTLEEILETDRWSRAYVANLIKK, from the coding sequence ATGAAAAAGATATCAATTTTAGGTTCTACAGGCTCTATAGGTAAACAAACTTTGGATGTAGTTAGAGATAATAGAGATAAGTTTGAGATAGTTGCAATATCAGCTAACAGTAATATTGAATTATTGCTAGAACAGATAGTAGAGTTTAAACCTAAATATGTAACAGTTTTTGAGGAAAATAAAGCATTGAAATTAAAAGAAATGTTGCCTAAAAATATAGAAATAGAAGTTTTAGCAGGAATGGAAGGATTAAAAATAATATCATCACTTGATGAAGTGGATGTCCTTTTAACTGCTGTAGTAGGTATGATAGGATTAGTCCCAACTCTTTGTGCTATAAAGAAGGGAATAGACATAGCATTAGCGAATAAAGAAACGTTGGTAACTGCTGGTGAACTTGTAATGAAAGAAGCAGAAAAATACAATGTAAATATTCTTCCTGTTGATAGTGAACATAGTGCTATATTTCAATGTCTAAATGGAGAAAATAAAAAAAATATAGAAAAGATAATACTTACAGCATCTGGTGGTCCATTTAGAGGAAAGAAAAAGGGAGAACTTGCAAATATAACTAAAAATGAAGCTTTGAAGCATCCAAATTGGAGTATGGGAAGAAAAATAAGTATTGATTCTTCAACGCTTATGAATAAAGGACTTGAAGTGATAGAAGCTAGATGGTTATTTGGAGTAGAACAAGAAAATATAGATGTAGTAGTTCACCCACAAAGCATAATTCATTCAATGGTGCAGTATACAGATAGCTCAATAATTGCTCAATTAGGATGTCCAGATATGAGACTACCAATACAGTATGCTCTTACATATCCAGATAGAATGGAAAGTAGCTTTGAAAGAATGAATTTTTCAAAATTTAGTACTTTAACTTTTGAAGAACCAGATTTAGAAACTTTTCCATGTTTAAAATTGGCATATGAGTGTTTAAAAATGGGAGGAACTTATTCTTCTGTTTTAAATTCAGCAAATGAAGTTTTAGTAAGTGAATTTTTAGAGGATAAAATTGGTTTCTATGACATACCATATTACATAGAGAAGACTTTAGAAGTTCATAGTAGCATAAGTGAACCAACATTAGAAGAAATCTTAGAAACAGATAGATGGAGTAGAGCTTATGTTGCAAATCTGATAAAAAAATAG
- a CDS encoding AEC family transporter, with protein sequence MNFSNIFIQVAVLFIIILVGYFVRKFNLLDEHCTSKLSTLTMTVFLPSMIISSMQINFDSKMIQKILLLLFTSLIMYIVSIIIAFLLKYILKCNDKKDLGIYQYIVVFSNVAFMGYPVIEAVLGHEAIFYTAIFNLPFNLFSFTLGIYLLSKGSTSRGFSIKSLISPATIAIVIGLFLFVTGLRLPQFINEPLEMLGSITTPISMIIIGSLLANSSALDCFVNKKLYIVTFIRLLVLPVIVYFILKGWINDKMILAIPVVISSMPAAANTAIMANQYDSNITLASQCVFFTTLFSVISIPFISILLLS encoded by the coding sequence ATGAATTTCAGCAATATTTTTATCCAAGTTGCAGTTTTATTTATAATTATTTTAGTTGGATATTTTGTCAGAAAATTCAACTTATTAGATGAGCACTGCACATCTAAGCTTTCAACTTTGACAATGACAGTTTTTTTACCATCAATGATAATTAGCTCCATGCAAATTAACTTTGATAGTAAAATGATACAAAAAATACTATTGTTATTATTTACATCTTTGATTATGTATATAGTTTCAATTATAATTGCATTTTTATTGAAATACATTTTAAAATGTAATGATAAAAAAGATTTGGGAATATATCAGTATATAGTTGTTTTTTCAAATGTTGCTTTTATGGGTTATCCTGTAATTGAAGCAGTTTTAGGTCATGAAGCAATATTCTATACTGCAATATTCAATTTGCCTTTTAACTTATTTTCTTTCACTTTAGGAATTTATCTTTTATCTAAAGGCAGTACAAGTAGAGGTTTTTCAATAAAATCACTTATAAGCCCTGCTACAATAGCTATTGTTATTGGACTTTTTTTATTTGTAACAGGACTTAGGTTACCCCAATTTATAAACGAGCCACTTGAGATGTTGGGAAGTATAACTACACCAATATCCATGATTATCATTGGAAGCTTACTTGCTAATTCTTCAGCTCTCGATTGTTTTGTCAACAAAAAATTATATATAGTCACTTTTATAAGATTATTGGTACTTCCTGTGATTGTGTATTTTATTCTAAAAGGATGGATAAATGATAAGATGATTTTAGCTATACCAGTAGTAATTTCTTCAATGCCTGCTGCTGCAAATACTGCTATAATGGCTAATCAATATGACTCCAATATAACACTAGCTTCACAATGTGTGTTTTTTACAACACTATTTTCAGTTATATCTATACCTTTTATAAGTATTTTACTCTTATCTTGA
- a CDS encoding DUF5780 domain-containing protein — MRYKKISSLPILVVALLITGTTTTFSLSTTNSEKTNVYLANTVSTVTKKVSDIQSSKGLVYNENIPLFINNSKIQYDDTPYHWPSNVISLTNSSEKAIMDYEITCLAYDKNGKPLELYWDAQNVAADGEVGSVGFSPAGVDYGIVTGISPVSPKSYSHTYRKMQQSPPQDIISMFEKQQGKAWVENWLKEWKQMEKEYAKQNAIAPGKNQNDAFLLFDKWKQSTGEHGVKYIISCVKQVTFNDGSVWKNSAYENWLKSFQGKEVSNSVLENYYK, encoded by the coding sequence GTGAGATATAAAAAAATATCTAGCTTACCTATTTTAGTTGTTGCTTTGCTGATTACTGGAACGACAACAACATTTTCTCTTAGTACGACCAATTCAGAAAAAACAAATGTATACTTAGCAAATACGGTAAGTACTGTCACAAAGAAGGTATCAGATATTCAAAGTAGTAAAGGTCTTGTTTATAATGAGAATATTCCATTATTTATAAATAATAGCAAAATACAGTATGATGATACTCCATATCATTGGCCTAGCAATGTTATAAGCTTAACAAATAGCAGTGAAAAGGCAATTATGGATTATGAAATTACATGCTTAGCATATGATAAAAATGGAAAACCACTTGAGCTATATTGGGATGCTCAAAATGTGGCAGCAGATGGCGAAGTAGGAAGTGTTGGATTTAGCCCAGCTGGTGTAGACTATGGTATTGTTACAGGCATATCTCCTGTGTCTCCAAAATCATATTCACATACTTATAGAAAAATGCAACAATCACCACCACAGGATATAATAAGTATGTTTGAAAAACAACAAGGCAAGGCATGGGTAGAAAATTGGTTGAAAGAATGGAAACAAATGGAGAAAGAATATGCAAAGCAAAATGCAATAGCACCAGGTAAGAATCAAAATGATGCCTTTCTATTGTTTGATAAATGGAAACAATCAACTGGAGAGCATGGTGTAAAGTACATTATATCTTGTGTAAAACAAGTAACATTTAATGATGGTAGTGTATGGAAAAACTCAGCATATGAGAATTGGTTGAAAAGTTTTCAAGGGAAGGAAGTTTCAAATAGTGTATTAGAAAATTACTATAAGTAA
- the rseP gene encoding RIP metalloprotease RseP produces the protein MTIIAALILFSIIVLIHELGHFIFAKRSGIKVNEFSIGMGPKIYSVKKDTEYSIRALPIGGYVSMEGEDEEQISPNSFGNKSILQRFSTIVAGPIFNIILAAILLVPVFLYIGSPTTKLGKIMPDTPAQAVGLQVGDKINKINGNSVKTWDEVANIINTSSGGELKLSITRDGSDKVVNVTPKNNNGKYEIGIQPQREKDFLGSIVNACKTTVDMTKQMLTFLGQMITGRVPGGIGNAVAGPVGVIGMVSDAARTGIINVVYLAAVISLNLGIVNLLPIPALDGWRILMLLLEAVRGGKKLDPNKEGMINVVGFGALMLFMLFITYKDILRLFQ, from the coding sequence ATGACTATAATAGCCGCATTAATACTATTTAGTATAATTGTATTAATACATGAGTTAGGACATTTTATATTTGCAAAAAGAAGTGGTATCAAAGTAAATGAGTTTTCTATAGGTATGGGGCCTAAGATATATAGTGTAAAAAAAGATACAGAGTATTCTATAAGAGCACTTCCAATTGGTGGATATGTCAGCATGGAAGGTGAAGATGAAGAACAAATAAGTCCAAATTCTTTTGGAAACAAGTCTATATTACAAAGATTTAGTACTATTGTAGCAGGACCAATATTCAATATAATATTAGCAGCAATACTTTTAGTTCCAGTATTTTTGTATATAGGTTCTCCAACGACTAAATTAGGAAAGATAATGCCAGATACTCCTGCACAGGCTGTAGGGCTTCAAGTAGGAGATAAGATAAATAAAATTAATGGTAATTCTGTTAAGACTTGGGATGAAGTTGCAAATATAATAAATACTTCTTCTGGTGGAGAATTAAAACTTAGTATAACTAGAGATGGAAGTGATAAAGTTGTAAATGTAACACCTAAAAATAACAATGGAAAGTATGAAATAGGGATTCAACCACAAAGAGAAAAAGACTTTTTGGGGTCAATAGTAAATGCATGTAAAACTACTGTAGATATGACAAAACAGATGCTAACATTTCTAGGTCAAATGATTACAGGACGTGTACCAGGAGGGATTGGCAATGCTGTAGCAGGACCAGTAGGTGTTATTGGTATGGTATCAGATGCTGCTCGTACAGGCATCATAAATGTAGTGTATTTAGCAGCTGTCATAAGCTTAAATTTAGGTATAGTAAATCTATTACCAATACCAGCACTTGATGGATGGAGAATACTTATGCTGTTACTAGAAGCTGTTAGAGGTGGTAAAAAACTCGACCCAAATAAAGAAGGCATGATAAATGTTGTTGGTTTTGGAGCTTTAATGTTATTTATGCTTTTTATCACATATAAAGATATACTAAGATTATTTCAATGA
- a CDS encoding phosphatidate cytidylyltransferase — MLTRIIASLALVPLFLFVVYGGIPLYIAETAIVYIALHEFYKAFKIKDVHPIFIIGYLFSIYLAVKNIFNLPLEYTYAVIFILFLASIIYMLMGKNNVIDVSITFLGVFYIGVFLDFIIITINGFEKGSIYVWLIFVISFMTDIFAYFSGYLLGKHKLIPKVSPKKTIEGAIGGIIGSTLCCILFGYLFGIDLLQLAIIGSIGSVIAQLGDLFASSIKRYVGIKDYGKIIPGHGGILDRFDSVILVAPFVYSAIKFFIR; from the coding sequence ATGCTTACAAGAATTATTGCTTCACTAGCTCTGGTTCCATTATTTCTATTTGTTGTATATGGAGGTATTCCTCTATATATAGCTGAGACAGCAATAGTTTATATTGCATTGCATGAGTTTTATAAGGCATTTAAAATAAAAGATGTACATCCAATATTCATTATAGGATATTTATTTTCTATTTATTTAGCTGTAAAAAATATTTTTAATTTACCATTAGAATATACTTATGCAGTAATTTTTATTTTATTTTTAGCAAGTATAATTTATATGTTGATGGGCAAAAACAATGTTATAGATGTTTCGATTACGTTTTTAGGAGTTTTTTATATAGGAGTATTTTTAGATTTTATAATTATAACTATAAATGGATTTGAAAAAGGTAGTATATATGTATGGCTTATATTTGTGATATCTTTTATGACAGATATATTTGCATATTTTAGTGGTTATTTACTTGGAAAACATAAGCTAATTCCTAAAGTTAGTCCTAAAAAGACTATAGAAGGAGCTATTGGAGGAATAATAGGAAGTACACTTTGTTGTATTTTATTTGGATATTTATTTGGCATTGATTTGCTTCAATTAGCGATAATAGGAAGTATAGGAAGTGTAATAGCTCAATTAGGAGATTTATTTGCATCTTCTATAAAGAGATATGTAGGGATAAAGGATTATGGAAAGATAATACCTGGTCATGGGGGTATATTAGATAGATTTGATAGTGTTATATTAGTTGCACCTTTTGTATATAGTGCGATTAAATTTTTTATTAGATAA
- a CDS encoding GNAT family N-acetyltransferase, protein MSKPIDITIRPIRREDAQAFNEIRRTYSVMRNTLALMSDRVDKTEAMLASLGENDYMFVAETNNNGGKDVIGFAGLHVNSSPRLRHSAEIGISVAENYQGRGVGKKLMEQLLDIADNWIMLTRVGLEVIVDNEKGLNLYKKLGFEIEGTKKYAVIRDGKFEDVYIMGRYNKNLI, encoded by the coding sequence ATGAGTAAGCCTATAGATATAACAATAAGACCTATAAGAAGAGAAGATGCACAAGCTTTTAATGAAATTAGAAGAACATACAGTGTTATGAGAAATACTTTGGCATTAATGAGTGACAGAGTCGATAAAACTGAAGCTATGTTAGCTTCTTTGGGAGAAAATGATTATATGTTTGTAGCTGAAACTAATAATAATGGAGGAAAAGATGTAATAGGTTTTGCTGGGTTACATGTAAATTCTTCTCCACGATTGAGACATAGCGCAGAAATAGGAATAAGTGTTGCAGAGAATTATCAGGGAAGAGGAGTAGGTAAGAAGCTTATGGAACAACTTTTAGATATAGCAGATAATTGGATTATGTTAACTAGAGTAGGATTAGAAGTAATTGTGGATAATGAAAAGGGATTAAATTTATATAAAAAGCTAGGTTTTGAAATAGAGGGAACTAAAAAATATGCTGTAATCAGAGATGGAAAATTTGAAGATGTTTATATTATGGGAAGATATAATAAAAATTTAATTTAA